One Sphingobium sp. Cam5-1 genomic window, CGGAACGGGATTTTCACGAACTCGCCATCATGTTCGATCTCGCCATGCTTCAGGATCTTGGGGATCAGATACATGCTTTCGTCGATCATCGGCGGCAGGTCTTGCAGGTTATAGCCGAAGGTGCCCGCTTCCTGCTGCGTCCCGCCCTTGCCCATGCCGAAATGGACACGGCCATTCGACAAGATGTCCAGCGTGGCGATGCGCTCGGCGACCTTCACCGGATGGTTCATCGCGGGCGGCAGGCAGACGACGCCATGGCCGATGCCGATGCGCGACGTGCGCCCGGCGAGGTAGGCGAGGAAAGTTTCCGGTGCGGACATATGCGCATATTGGGTCAGCGCGGTATGTTCGACGGCCCAGATCGTGTCGAAGCCCATTTCCTCGGCATGGATGGCTTGCTCGATAATGTCGCGGAACACCTGCTGTTCGTTCTGGCGCGACGTGTCCGCCATCTGCGCTTCGTAAATGATCGAGAATTTCATCATCTTCTCCACAAAACTTTCTTTCGTGGAGACAGGCTATGCCGAGTGCCGTGCCGCATCATCATCCAAATGGATCAGATTTCAGACTCGCTGCCGATGGAACGCAGCAGCGTGATCAGCTCGACCTGCCGATGCGTGTTGGTCTTGGCAAATATCGCGCGCAGATGGGATCGCGTCGTGTTGTAGGCGATGCCCAAAGCGTCGGCGGCGTCCGCCAGCGTGGCTCCGTGGGCGAGGTGGAGAGCGAGTCCGGCTTCCGCCCGCGTGAGGTGAAAGCGCTCGCGCAAAAGTTCTTCCGATGGACCGGCGGGACGGCTGGGGTCCGCGATGAACAGGGCGATCCAGGCCCCGTCGCCATAGGCGGAGGAAGGGATGGCCCGCGCCCGCGCATGCAACGGCTGCCCGACGGCAGAGGCGATCTCGAACAGGATTTCCTCGCCCAGTGGCGGCGGGGAGGAAAGGATGCGGTTGATCGTGGCAGTGCTGGAACCCGTCCTTGGCTCAAGCTTGCCGTGCTGCTCAGCAATGACGCTGCCTTCTTCCAGCATATACGTGGCGAGCGTGTTGCGGCGCAGAATGCGGCCTTCCCGATCAAGGATCAGGGTCGCCACCGCCAGACCCGCCATGGCACTGCTGAACAGCTGGCTTTCCGCCTGCGTGCTCGTGAGCCGCGCGTGAAGGTCGAGCGCGATGCGCAGGTGCGGGATCAGCCGTTCGAGCAATTCCCTTTCGGCATCACCAAATTGCGGCTGGCCTTCGTCCCGTGTCAGGCGCAGCCGGACGGCGATATCAGGCAGACGATGCAGGTCTACGCCCAGAATTTCGCTGCTGCGCGCCACGTCCAGCCAATCGCGGAAGCGCGCCGGGACATGGTGCACGAAATCACGAAAGGAAACGACTTGCCCTTCCGGCAGGCCGACGAAGGGATCGGCCTGCGAGATGCGCTGATATTCCTGCGTGCGTTCCGGGTCCGCGCCCGGCGTGACATGGGCATCGATCCCGGCACTCCCCCGCCCGATCAGCAGCGTGGCGAAGGCCGTCTTGGTGATCGCCGCCAAGGCTCGCAGAAAATCCTCCCACGGCGGTGATCGCGTCAGCCCGCCGTAAAGCGTCTGCAACAGGTCGGCAAAGGCGGTATCGTCGCTCATCATTCAGATCCCCGCCTCCAGCCTCGACGATGGCAGTCACCGTCGAGGCCGTATCCGGTTCAGCGTCGCAGGGCCAGCGTCACGCTGTAGCGGCGGGGCGGCGAATAATAGGCCTCCGTAAAGCCGAAGCTGGTCGATGCATCATAGCCCGCCGTGATGATACGGCGATCGGTGATGTTATCGACGCCCACGCGCACCGACAGGCCGCTGTCCGCAAAGCGCAGTTCGGCGCTGGCGTTGAGGATCGCATGATCGGGCTGGCGCAGCAGCGGCGTGTTTTCCGCATCGACAAAGACCTGGCTCTTATAGGCTGCGTCCAGCCGCAGCACGCCTTCGACATTGTCGCTGAGCGGCGCTTGATAGACCGCGCTGGCATTGGCGGTGATATCGGGCGCCTGCTTCAGCTTGCGGTTGCTGACGTCGGTCGGCACGTTGTTGATGATCGAAACATATTCCAGATATTTGGCATCCAGCAAGCCGAGCGCGCCGGTGACGGTAAAGCGCGGCGACACCTTGAACGCGCCCTCAACTTCGATGCCCTGAATGCGGGACCGGCCTGCGTTTTCGTTACGGACGACGATCAGGCCGGTGGGACTGAGGGTGGATACCAATATCTGCTGGTCGCGATATTCGTTGCGGAACACGGCAAGGTTGATGGTGGCGATGCGGCCAAAACCCGCCTTCACCCCTGCTTCGTAGGAAGTCAGATGTTCCGGATCATAGGAACCGATTTCCTCAAGCGACGTAGGCCGCCCGTTGAACCCGCCGGACCGGAAGCCGCGCGAGTAGGAGGCGTAGGCCATCAGGTTCGGCCGGAACTTGTAGGAAAGCGAGGCACGGGGCGTAAAGGCATCCCAGCTCTTTTCCAGCGTATAGCTGGGCGTCCCCGCCAGCAGCGGCTCGCCCGAATAGATGCGGATCGCCGACTGGGAAAACTTCTTCTTCTCCCAGGTATAACGCGCACCCAGTTCCAGCGAGAGGCCGTCGGTCAGCTCATAATTGCCGTTCGCGAACAGCGCGAGATTGTCGGTGCGCTGGCGGTTGCGGAAATCGATGTTGAAATCGAGCGAGGATGCAGGGATGGAGAAGTTCGGCGCGATCGGGAACGGATCAAGCCCTGCCGCCACCAGCGCGTCAAACAACCCATCCGCCACGATCAGCCGCGTATTGTCGCGCGTCTTTTCACGGTAGGCGAATGCGCCCAGCAACAATGTGCCGCGCCCGCCCAGATCGAGCGACAGCTGCAATTCCTGACTGATCTGCCGCGCCCGCTCGTCATGAATGTCGCCCGCATAATTGACCGCCGACGACGCGTCGCCGTCCCGACCGAACAGCGCATCAACATAGCGATAGGCGGTGATCGACTTCAACGTCGCCCCGCCCAGATCCTTTGTCAGGGTCAGCGATGCATTCACCGCGTCGGTCTGATCCTTGTTCAACTCGGGATTGCTGTCGGTACGGTCGATGTCGCCCGGCACGGTGCAGCAGGGCGCGATGAAGGTCGATTGCAGGATGGAGAAGAAGGTCGGCGTGAAGGCGATCATGCTATGCGGCGCGCTGTGCTGGCGCCGGTGCAGTCCATCGACCTGCAACACCGCGTCCAGCCCTTCGCCATCATAATGCAGCGCCAGCTTCCCCGCGACGACATTGCGGTTGCCCAGATTGTCGCCGGAGGGGATTTTCTGCCACCCCTCGCCAAATTCGCCCAGCGCCGCGACGCCCAGTGACCAGCTGTCCGACAGCGGCGTTTCGGCATAGACGCGCCCGCGCACCGTGTTGAACGACCCATATCGCAGGTCGGCTTCGATCTTCCGCTCGCCTTGCGGCACCGCCGACACGATGTTGATCGCGCCGCCGACCGTATTCTTGCCGAACAGCGTGCCCTGTGGCCCGCGCAGCACTTCGATGCGGTCGATGCCCAGCAACTCGGTCGTCGCGCCAAATGTGCGGGCGACATAGACGCCATCAATATAGACGCCGACCGCCGGATCGGACGTGATGATGAAGTCATTTTCGCCGACGCCCCGAATAAAGGGCGCGATGCCACCGCTATTGCCGCCCTGGCCCGGCGTGAACTGGATATTGGGCGCGATCTGGCTGATCTGCGTCACATTGTCGAGGCCGCGGCTGTCGAGAGCCGAAGCATCTACCGCGCTCACCGCGATCGGCACATCCTGCAACCGTTCTTCGCGGCGGCGGGCCGTTACGACGATGTCACTGTCGCTGGCGGCGTCTGCTCCCGCCGCTGCCGTTTGCGACAGCGCGGCCCCCGGTGCGGCCAGAGCGATCAGCGATACGATCGGATATAGCGTCTTGCGCATGCTTTCCTCCCCAAAAAAAGCGTAATTTTGTTATTGCGGGCGACTATAACGCCGCCCGCCTTATTCTTCAGCAACCCGCCGCAAAAATGGCGCAGCTGTTGCGTTCGTGCATCATCCGTCGGCTCAGGCCGCTTCCCACTCAATCAAATGGCTGATGTCGCTGCGCTGTTCGGGCTTGCGGCCAGCGGTGGCGAGGTGGTGCGAGGTGATCTGCGCGTCGGCGGCCAGCGGACGGATCATTTCGAACACGCGGTCATATTCGGTGCGCGCGATCTTCCACACGCCATCTTCACGCCGGTAGACGTCGCGGTAAATGGCGCTGCCGATGGTGTGGCTGCCCCGTTCCACATCGATGAAGATATCCTCCAGATACCACAGCCCCTCGGCGTCATTTTCGCCGGTCAGAGTGATTTCGGGCATGTGGCCGTGATGCATGGCGACCGCGCCGGAATGGAAGCTGTTCGCAAGGAACTCCAGCATATTGTCACGGCCAGCCAGCCGGACGCGATAGGTGCCGCCACGATAATCAACGGTCAGGTCTTCCGTGAACAGGGCGCCGAGCAGCGTCAGATCGGCCGTGTCGATTCCCCGGAAATAGCGATGCTTGAGCATCCGGATATCTTCCAGATCGCTCAGCTGCTGCACGGTATAAGCCATCAAACCTCTCCATATGTGACGCGATATGCGATTATTATGCGTCCCCTATACCTGATCTGCGTAACAATCTGCAATGACCACTGCATTATGTCTGGCGAAGGATGGCGCAGATTGAGTATGGGGCCTATCCATGCGATGCGCCCGCTGCGCATTTCTCGAAACTGAAAGGATAGGGCCGTGGGCGAAACGGGAGTTGGCAAGTTTGCGATCGTCACAGGCGGCACGCGCGGCATAGGCGCGGCGATCGTCCGGCGTTTGCTGGCGGAGGGCTATGCGGTGGCGACCTGCGGGCGCACTGCTCCGGATGAACCGATCGGGGCCGAAGGAAAGACGGCGGAATTTGCATCCTGCGACATTCGCGATCCTGCGGCGGTGTCGGACTGGATTGCCCAGCTTGTCGCGCGCCATGGCCGCATCGACCTGGTCGTCAACAATGCAGGCGGATCGCCGCAGGCCGACGCCGCGACGGCCAGCCCGCGCTTTTCCGAACGCATCCTGCAACTCAATCTGCTCGCGCCGCTGCATGTCGCGCAGGCCGCCTATCCGCATCTGAAAGCGGTGGGCGGATCGATCGTCAACATCGCCAGCGTATCAGGCGCGCGGCCCTCGCCCGACACGGCGATCTATGGCGCGGCAAAGGCGGGCCTGCTCAGCCTGACCACCAGCCTGGCGCAGGAATGGGGGCCGGAGGTGCGGGTCAACGCCATCATTGTCGGCCTGATCGAGACCGAGACGGCAGAAATGACCTATGGCACGCAGGCGGCGCAGGATCGGATCGCGTCTTCGATTCCGCTGAAGCGCATGGGCCGGGGCAGCGACATCGCCGAAGCGGTGGTGTTCCTGGGTTCGCCAGCCGCCGCCTATGTCAGCGGCGCGCGCCTTGAAGTGCATGGCGGTGGCGAACGGCCGCTGTTCCTGGAAATCGTCAAGGAAGAGGCCGCGAAGGCCTGATAAAGAAGGGCCGGGCGAGCCTGAACCCGCCCGGCCTTTGCTTCAGATACCCAGCAGCGCGCGCTGCTGCTCGCCCAGTTCCGGATTGCTCTGGTTCTGGAAGAAGGCAATGCGGCCAGCGACCGCCTGCTCGGTCATTTCCGGCTGGCTCGAAATCCAGAATTTGCGCGCGGCAAGGCCCTCTACAAAGACGCGGCAGCCTTCGTCCAGGTCCATGCCGTAATTGGCCATCATA contains:
- a CDS encoding helix-turn-helix transcriptional regulator, which codes for MMSDDTAFADLLQTLYGGLTRSPPWEDFLRALAAITKTAFATLLIGRGSAGIDAHVTPGADPERTQEYQRISQADPFVGLPEGQVVSFRDFVHHVPARFRDWLDVARSSEILGVDLHRLPDIAVRLRLTRDEGQPQFGDAERELLERLIPHLRIALDLHARLTSTQAESQLFSSAMAGLAVATLILDREGRILRRNTLATYMLEEGSVIAEQHGKLEPRTGSSTATINRILSSPPPLGEEILFEIASAVGQPLHARARAIPSSAYGDGAWIALFIADPSRPAGPSEELLRERFHLTRAEAGLALHLAHGATLADAADALGIAYNTTRSHLRAIFAKTNTHRQVELITLLRSIGSESEI
- a CDS encoding TonB-dependent receptor, with product MRKTLYPIVSLIALAAPGAALSQTAAAGADAASDSDIVVTARRREERLQDVPIAVSAVDASALDSRGLDNVTQISQIAPNIQFTPGQGGNSGGIAPFIRGVGENDFIITSDPAVGVYIDGVYVARTFGATTELLGIDRIEVLRGPQGTLFGKNTVGGAINIVSAVPQGERKIEADLRYGSFNTVRGRVYAETPLSDSWSLGVAALGEFGEGWQKIPSGDNLGNRNVVAGKLALHYDGEGLDAVLQVDGLHRRQHSAPHSMIAFTPTFFSILQSTFIAPCCTVPGDIDRTDSNPELNKDQTDAVNASLTLTKDLGGATLKSITAYRYVDALFGRDGDASSAVNYAGDIHDERARQISQELQLSLDLGGRGTLLLGAFAYREKTRDNTRLIVADGLFDALVAAGLDPFPIAPNFSIPASSLDFNIDFRNRQRTDNLALFANGNYELTDGLSLELGARYTWEKKKFSQSAIRIYSGEPLLAGTPSYTLEKSWDAFTPRASLSYKFRPNLMAYASYSRGFRSGGFNGRPTSLEEIGSYDPEHLTSYEAGVKAGFGRIATINLAVFRNEYRDQQILVSTLSPTGLIVVRNENAGRSRIQGIEVEGAFKVSPRFTVTGALGLLDAKYLEYVSIINNVPTDVSNRKLKQAPDITANASAVYQAPLSDNVEGVLRLDAAYKSQVFVDAENTPLLRQPDHAILNASAELRFADSGLSVRVGVDNITDRRIITAGYDASTSFGFTEAYYSPPRRYSVTLALRR
- a CDS encoding nuclear transport factor 2 family protein gives rise to the protein MAYTVQQLSDLEDIRMLKHRYFRGIDTADLTLLGALFTEDLTVDYRGGTYRVRLAGRDNMLEFLANSFHSGAVAMHHGHMPEITLTGENDAEGLWYLEDIFIDVERGSHTIGSAIYRDVYRREDGVWKIARTEYDRVFEMIRPLAADAQITSHHLATAGRKPEQRSDISHLIEWEAA
- a CDS encoding SDR family oxidoreductase, producing the protein MGETGVGKFAIVTGGTRGIGAAIVRRLLAEGYAVATCGRTAPDEPIGAEGKTAEFASCDIRDPAAVSDWIAQLVARHGRIDLVVNNAGGSPQADAATASPRFSERILQLNLLAPLHVAQAAYPHLKAVGGSIVNIASVSGARPSPDTAIYGAAKAGLLSLTTSLAQEWGPEVRVNAIIVGLIETETAEMTYGTQAAQDRIASSIPLKRMGRGSDIAEAVVFLGSPAAAYVSGARLEVHGGGERPLFLEIVKEEAAKA